Proteins from one Halovivax limisalsi genomic window:
- a CDS encoding Hsp20/alpha crystallin family protein — protein MSTVSPAQRDRPTQYYYDSATDRVDVVLDVSPAHREDLTVLVGEERLEVHIDADEGVDERAFRTPTADWTFGEDHEAVYNNGVLTVSVETSDATADGGEIIDGDD, from the coding sequence GTGTCAACCGTTTCGCCCGCCCAGCGCGATCGCCCGACGCAGTACTACTACGACTCGGCGACCGACCGCGTCGACGTCGTCCTCGACGTCTCGCCGGCCCACCGCGAGGACCTGACGGTGCTCGTCGGCGAGGAGCGACTCGAGGTCCACATCGACGCGGACGAGGGCGTCGACGAACGAGCGTTCCGGACGCCGACGGCCGACTGGACGTTCGGCGAGGATCACGAGGCCGTCTACAACAACGGCGTCCTGACGGTCTCCGTCGAGACGTCCGACGCGACGGCCGACGGCGGCGAGATCATCGACGGCGACGACTGA
- a CDS encoding universal stress protein: MYDHVLVPTDDSETSRRAVDHAVSLASEFGATVHGLSVVESTGTSQRDQLRADLEDEARAAVDVVEEAAAGAGLECTTTVREGPPAEEIRDHMAQYEFDLIVVGTENRTGLDRVLDHSVAEDILEHSIVPVLTVPGPE, translated from the coding sequence ATGTACGATCACGTCCTGGTCCCGACCGACGACAGCGAGACCTCTCGGCGAGCCGTCGACCACGCCGTCTCCCTCGCGAGCGAGTTCGGCGCGACGGTTCACGGCCTCTCCGTCGTCGAGAGCACGGGGACGAGCCAGCGCGACCAGCTGCGGGCGGATCTCGAGGACGAAGCGCGGGCGGCCGTCGACGTCGTCGAGGAGGCGGCCGCCGGTGCCGGACTGGAGTGTACCACGACGGTCCGGGAGGGGCCGCCGGCCGAGGAGATCCGCGACCACATGGCCCAGTACGAGTTCGACCTGATCGTCGTGGGGACCGAGAATCGGACGGGCCTCGATCGCGTCCTCGATCACAGCGTCGCGGAGGACATCCTCGAACACTCGATCGTGCCGGTGTTGACGGTGCCGGGTCCGGAGTGA
- a CDS encoding mechanosensitive ion channel family protein: MLGPLSTESALDPQRYVSMVVEAAITAALFVVSFLVLYGVGKLFVRRFVREGLRRRGYEPAIVNTAVRVSVIVTLVVAIALAATVAGFGVVLSSFAVLGGALALAVGFATQDLIANFVAGIFILQDKPFRIGDWIKWDDESGRVRDIQLRVTKVETFDNEVVTVPNSDLANAAVTNPVANETVRVTYGFGIGYDDDIDHAREVILDEASKIDATLDEPAPSAPVVELGDSAVVLSGRLWIDPSRSGYKPTQFTFVEAVKKRFDAEGIDMPYHNTTLSGDVTVRDAEA, translated from the coding sequence ATGCTGGGCCCGCTATCGACGGAATCCGCGCTCGACCCGCAACGGTACGTATCGATGGTCGTCGAGGCGGCCATTACGGCCGCGTTGTTCGTCGTCTCGTTTCTCGTCCTGTACGGCGTCGGTAAACTGTTCGTCAGGCGCTTCGTCCGCGAGGGGCTCCGCCGGCGGGGTTACGAGCCGGCGATCGTGAACACGGCCGTCCGGGTGAGCGTCATCGTGACGCTCGTCGTGGCGATCGCGCTGGCGGCGACGGTCGCCGGGTTCGGCGTCGTGCTCTCGTCGTTCGCGGTCCTCGGCGGCGCGCTCGCGCTCGCCGTCGGCTTTGCGACCCAGGACCTCATCGCCAACTTCGTCGCCGGGATCTTCATCTTACAGGACAAGCCGTTCCGGATCGGCGACTGGATCAAGTGGGACGACGAGAGCGGCCGCGTCCGTGACATCCAGTTGCGCGTCACCAAGGTCGAGACGTTCGACAACGAGGTAGTTACGGTCCCCAACAGCGATCTCGCGAACGCGGCGGTCACCAACCCCGTCGCGAACGAGACGGTGCGCGTCACTTACGGCTTCGGCATCGGTTACGACGACGACATCGACCACGCGCGCGAGGTCATCCTCGACGAGGCGTCGAAGATCGACGCCACGCTCGACGAACCGGCTCCGAGCGCGCCGGTCGTCGAGCTCGGCGACTCGGCGGTCGTCCTCTCGGGACGCCTCTGGATCGACCCCTCGAGGTCCGGCTACAAGCCCACCCAGTTTACCTTCGTCGAGGCCGTCAAGAAACGCTTCGACGCCGAGGGCATCGACATGCCGTATCACAACACGACGCTCTCGGGCGACGTGACGGTCCGCGACGCCGAAGCGTAA